The genomic region ACCGCGACGTCGAGCGTCCCGCCGCCGAAGTCGAACACCGCGATCGCGTCGCCGACCGGCACCGGCCGGTGCAGCACCTGCGTGTAGTAGCGGGCGGCGGCCACCGGCTCGCGCAGCAGACGCGTGCCCGGCGGCGTCGGCCCGGCGAGGGTGTGCTCGGCCGCCTGCGGCCACCCGGCCCGCAGTAGCGCGTCGGCGAGCACCTGCCGGCGCGTCTCGTCCCAGGCCGCCGGGCAGGTGAGCACGGCCGGAGGCAGGAAGCCGACCGCGTCCACAGCGGCCCGCCCGACCGCTGCCAGCACCGCGGCGAGCAGCTCCGCCGGGAGGTACGAGCGCTCACCGAGCCGTACCGTCGGCTCGTCCACCCGACGCTTCGGGTTCGGCTCGAACCGGGCCGGGTCGGCCTGCGCCAACCGTCGGGCGTCGGTGCCGACGTGCAGGGTGCCGTCCGGGTCGGCGTACACGGCCGACGGGCTGACCGGCTGACCGTCCATCAGCACGGGACGGGTCCGACCGTCAGGCCACCGCAGCACGGCGACCGTGTTGGACGTACCGAGGTCGACGCCGAGGGCGAAGCCCTCGTGCTGGCCTGCCATCTGCCCGATACCTCCGCCGCGACGAGGGGAAACCCAGCCCCGCATCGTACGCAGCCCGCACCGCCCCGCTGATCACTCGGTCAGCCGGCGGTCGGCTGCGTTCGGGATGGTCCCGAACGGGCGTCACCGTTGCCGCGACAGTCGGCCTCGCGAAGGCTCGGTGGAGTCCGGCGATTCGCGGAAGTGACGACACGTCACGCGGCGGTCGCACCCGCTTCCCACATCGAGGATGAATCTTGTGCTCAAGCGCCTGCTCGTCTCACTGACCCTCGCCGCGACGGCCACCACCCTGGTGGTGAGCCCGGCCGCGGCTGCCCCGAAATATCCCGGGCAGGTCACCTGCCCCACCGGCGACTACCAGCTCTGCATCAACGGCGGCCCGGGCAACTTCACCATCAGCGGCCGGACGTTCTCCGGGCACCAGAACGCGATTCTGCTCACGAACGTCTCGAAGGTCACGATCAGCGGCAACACGTTCACGCGGCTCAGTGGCCCCAAGGGCTTCGCCGGAGTCCACGTCAAGAACTCGTCCGGCATCGTGATCAAGAAGAACGTCTTCTCCCGGCTCAGCAACAAGGGGAACATGCACGGGGTCTACCTCGTCAACACCTCGGGCAGCAGCATCACCGGCAACACGTTCTCCTCCATCACGGGTGACCCCGTACGGATCCGCGACGGCAGCAACAACACCACGGTCAGCGGCAACACCTTCGCCAAGTCCGGCACCTACGCCGTCTTCAGCGAGTGGAGCGACCCGACAAAGGGCGACACGGTGTGCAGTCGGGGAAGCGTCTTCAAGAACAACAAGTACGGGACCTCCTACTCGGGCAGGTCGATCAAACTGGTCCGCTGGGGCGGCAAGGGCAGCGGTAAGAGCCTGACCTGGAGCAACTGCACGAGGGCGAGCATCACCAACAAGGGCGGCAACACGAAGGGCTGAGCCCTCCCGAGGAGGCACCGGCGCGGCTCGCGCGGCACTGGCGACCCGCGCCGGATCGGCCGGCAGG from Micromonospora lupini harbors:
- a CDS encoding Hsp70 family protein, yielding MAGQHEGFALGVDLGTSNTVAVLRWPDGRTRPVLMDGQPVSPSAVYADPDGTLHVGTDARRLAQADPARFEPNPKRRVDEPTVRLGERSYLPAELLAAVLAAVGRAAVDAVGFLPPAVLTCPAAWDETRRQVLADALLRAGWPQAAEHTLAGPTPPGTRLLREPVAAARYYTQVLHRPVPVGDAIAVFDFGGGTLDVAVLRNEGADPWGDSGFRVVADGGLPDLGGLDLDAALVQRVGELLGERHARRWARLVRPSDAAQRRDQVRLWDEVRGAKETLSRSTVAPVAVPGSPRRCG
- a CDS encoding right-handed parallel beta-helix repeat-containing protein, whose amino-acid sequence is MNLVLKRLLVSLTLAATATTLVVSPAAAAPKYPGQVTCPTGDYQLCINGGPGNFTISGRTFSGHQNAILLTNVSKVTISGNTFTRLSGPKGFAGVHVKNSSGIVIKKNVFSRLSNKGNMHGVYLVNTSGSSITGNTFSSITGDPVRIRDGSNNTTVSGNTFAKSGTYAVFSEWSDPTKGDTVCSRGSVFKNNKYGTSYSGRSIKLVRWGGKGSGKSLTWSNCTRASITNKGGNTKG